In Penaeus monodon isolate SGIC_2016 unplaced genomic scaffold, NSTDA_Pmon_1 PmonScaffold_10281, whole genome shotgun sequence, the sequence TGACCTCATGGTCTCTGAAAGTGATATTACATGTGCTTTAGCGGGGAAACGTGAAGTATGGAAGTGATgtgacattttcttttctccttcgtcaGGTGGTGATGGCCCTCCTCACGGCCCTCGCGTCTGCCACCCCGTCCCCAGAGCCGCAGCGTGACGACTCCCTCGAGAACGGGGCCATTCTGAGGGACGACCACCTGCTGGACGACCGGCTGTTGGACGACCGGCTGGCAGACGACTACGACAGGTTCAACTTCGGGGTCGAGCCCACTAATGGCATCTTCCTGTCAGAGTCGGGATTCGGTGAGCTGAAGAACGTCTTCCGCGGCGCCGGCTCCTTCTCGTGAGTATTTCCTCGAGGAGTGTGAACATGGAAACGAGGCCGAATGGAATAAAGTTAAGTTTGGTTCACGATTTACTTAAAAATAGTTAGGGAAATTACAAAATCCTCGGCTTTCGAACAGtaaacagatgtatatatgtatatataatatattatatatatatatatatatatatatatatatatatatatgtagagagagagagaatatatatatgaggagagagagagagagagagagagagagagagagagagagagagagagagagagagagagagagagagagagagagagagagataagatatatatatataatatatatatatatatatatatatatatatatatatatattaaatatagatagatagatagatagatatgtagatagatagatacataggtataatacataaatgtagacacatatatatgtatatatatgcatataatatatagtatagtatatatattgtgaggaaTTCAAGTCGGCCAAATTGCAAACAGAACacagaagggaagaacaagaaaaggccttcggcatcttcgtgtgtttctttgttcttctcttcgttgttctatttgcagtatatatacacatttgcatatatataaataaataaataaataaataaataaatatatatatatatatatatatacatatatatatataatatatatatatattatatatatatatatatatatgtatatatgtatatatacataatatatatatatatatatatatatatatacacacacacacaaatatacatactatatacatatatatatatagagagataaatatatgtatttatatagatatatgtatatatacacatgtgcactagacgcgcacacacacacacacacacacacacacacacacacacacacacacacgcacgcacgcacgcacgcacgcacgcacgcacacgcacacacacacacacacacaaacaaacgattCACGAGACAACAACCCGCCAGGTACACCGCTCCCGACGGCACCCCGATCTACGTGGAGTTCGTGGTGGACGAGAACGGGCGAGGCTTCCAGACCCACCAGAGCCTCCTGCCGCCCAAGTCCCCGTTCCCGAGGCCGATCCCgaagttcgtcctcgaccagatcacGAAGGCCGCTGAGGAGGGCGAAGCATCACGAACCCACCATCACCTCAAGGACCCCAACCTTCCCGTTGGGACTTCTTGATATATCTCATCTCATCGTCATTTCTGTTTGTCTtgtcatttcatatttttgtattgaTTTGTAAGTAACATCACCTGGTAATATTCCTTTGCcaagagagtgagaaataaaggaaatgttACAAATTGGTTTATTTTAAAGATCCTGAAATTGTCAGTTCCATAGTGAgatatttcatatcatttcatcactttatatatacatataaatgtatacataaatacatccatttatatatatatatatatatatatatatatatatatatatacatatatatatatatatatatatatatatatatatatatatatatatatatatatatatatacatgtgttgtgtgtgtgtgtgtggtgtgtggtgtgtgtggtgtgtgtgtgtgtgtgtgtgtgtgtggtgtgtttgtgtgtgtgtgtgtgtaaatgtgtgtgtgtgatgtatatatatgtatatgctatatatataatatatatatagtatatatatatatatatatatatatatatatatatatatatatatatgtatgtatat encodes:
- the LOC119568625 gene encoding cuticle protein CP14.6-like, with product MTPRGNVKYGSDVTFSFLLRQVVMALLTALASATPSPEPQRDDSLENGAILRDDHLLDDRLLDDRLADDYDRFNFGVEPTNGIFLSESGFGELKNVFRGAGSFSYTAPDGTPIYVEFVVDENGRGFQTHQSLLPPKSPFPRPIPKFVLDQITKAAEEGEASRTHHHLKDPNLPVGTS